The Nocardia sp. NBC_01503 sequence AACTACGTGAGGAGAAGGCGTGAGCCAGGAGCTGGGGCCGATCCCCGATGAGGGCGATGTCGTCCTCTACGAGAAGCGGGGACCGATCGCGGTCGTCACGCTGAACCGGCCGGATTACCGCAATGCGCAGAACTCGGTCATGACCTACGCCCTCGACGCCGCCTTCGTGCGCGCGGTCGAGGATGCCGAGGTCAAGGTGATCGTCCTGGCCGGGGCCGGAAAGCATTTCAGCGCCGGACACGATATCGGCACACCCGGACGCGACCATCACATCAAGTACGAGAACCAGGCCGCGCTGTGGTGGGACCACACCGATCGGGTGGGCGGGGATCAGCGGTTCGCCCGCGAGACCGAGGTCTACCTGAATATGTGCCGCCGCTGGCGGGAGATCCCCAAGCCGACCATCGCCATGGTGCAGGGCGCCTGCATCGCCGGTGCGTTGATGCTGGCCTGGTCCTGCGACATGATCGTCGCCTCAGAAGACGCGTTCTTCTCCGATCCCGTTGTGCGCATGGGCATTCCGGGTGTCGAGTACTTCGCTCATCCGTGGGTGCTCGGGCCGCGCCGCGCCAAGGAGATTCTCTTCACCGGTGACCGTTTCACCGCCGCACAGGCTTACGAGTGGGGCATGGTGAATCGCGTCGTCGAGCGCGAGAACCTGGAGACCGAGACCTTCACGCTGGCCGAGAAGATCGCCACCATGCCGCAATTCGGCTTGGCGCTGACCAAGAAGGCCGTCAACCAGTGCGAGGACCTCATGGGTATGCGCGCGGGGATGGATTCGGTGTTCGGGCTGCATCACTTCGCGCACGCGCACAACGCCGAGGTCGGCGCGGACTCGCTCGGCGGGATGAACGCCAAGTCCATGAAGGCCGCCGCGGCGAGCCGCGAATCCGACACCGCTACTACGACAGATGCCGCAGAGAAGAACGGGGCGAAGTAAGTGGATCTCGAATTCGACGCCAAGACAGAGGAATTCCGCCGCGAGGTCCGCGAATTCCTGGCCGCCAACGTCCCGGCCGAGCCGCTGCCGTCCATGGATACCAAGGAGGGCTTCGAGGCGCACCGGGCATGGGAGGCCAAGCTGGCCGATGCCCGCCTGTCCTGCGTCGCCTGGCCCGCCGAGTACGGCGGCCGCGATGCCTCGATGATCGAATGGGTCATCTTCGAGGAGGAGTACTACGCCGC is a genomic window containing:
- a CDS encoding enoyl-CoA hydratase; protein product: MSQELGPIPDEGDVVLYEKRGPIAVVTLNRPDYRNAQNSVMTYALDAAFVRAVEDAEVKVIVLAGAGKHFSAGHDIGTPGRDHHIKYENQAALWWDHTDRVGGDQRFARETEVYLNMCRRWREIPKPTIAMVQGACIAGALMLAWSCDMIVASEDAFFSDPVVRMGIPGVEYFAHPWVLGPRRAKEILFTGDRFTAAQAYEWGMVNRVVERENLETETFTLAEKIATMPQFGLALTKKAVNQCEDLMGMRAGMDSVFGLHHFAHAHNAEVGADSLGGMNAKSMKAAAASRESDTATTTDAAEKNGAK